TGAAGGATTTTCTCTGAGTTCTGGGGATTTTCCTACTCTTGGATCGGATAGAGATGTATCTGGGAAGACTACTGAGTCACAAGGTGACTGCTGGTCCTTTAAAATCTCCTACATAATGTCTTTCATTGGTTAATTGGATTAGTTTCTGTTCACCTCAATGGTGTAAATACTATCTGCTCACTCCATATTATACAATGCTTTGTGGAATCATTTCATGGTTCTCGCAATAGCTTTTGTCATTTCATCTTTACTAGTTTCAATGCCTGTTCGTGTACTTGGAGGCTAGAACTTGTGATTTTGCTGGCAATTAGTAAGGTTTAAGAATGGGACATGTTTGGCTTAAATATTCAAAATTTACTTTCTAGGGATGCTAAAATTGTAGTTGAACattattaattcttttctttaaatGAATGCCCATCCGCAATAGCTTTTTTCATTTCATCTTTACTCGTTTCACTGCTTGTTCGTGTACTTGGAGGCTAGAACTTATGGTTTTGCTGGCAATTACTAAGATTTAACAAAGGGACATGTTTGGCTTAAATCTTCAAAATTTACTTTCTAGGGATGCTAAAATTGTAGTTGAACGTTATTAATTCTTTCATTTGTTCAATCCCCTCACTCCTTACAAAAACTATGCCTCGATCCCAATAATTCTCTCCCCCTAAAcccgaaaaaagaaaaaagaaaaaaaaggaaaatatgaaAATTGTATATTCTGTTGCTGTTGCTGGAATGAAACTTTGCTGATTATTCTGTTGGTATTGCACTCTTAACTGGCCGCTTGGTCATGTTCTTTTGATAGATCGTGATTCTTGTAGCCGTCCTAGCTCTGCTTCTGGCAAAGTAGCACAGCCCCTAGAGAAGGCAACTGCATCTCATTCAGGTTTGCATATCTCGTTTGAAGCTATATCAAGTGATTCCTTTTTGTACTTAGTTGCAACAGAGTAGTCATGGAATATGCTTTCTGATGATGGTAAGGTAATTATACGAGTGCAGATGTGAAGGGTGAGACATTCGACGCATGGAAAAGAGATGGTCAAAGTGCTGAGGATGGTCCTCAATATGGCATGGAGAAATGGCAAGGGGATCCCCATCACTATCTTGGTCCTAATGTTCCACCCCATCATTTTGATGCATGGCATGGGCCTCCTATGAATGCTCCTGCAGGATTCTGGTATAGAGGACCACCTGGGGGGCCACCTTATGGAGCTCCAGTTCCTCCTGGTGGTTTCCCAATTGAACCATTCCCCTACTTTCGACCCCCGATTCCACCTCCTGCTATTGCAAATACACAGCCAGTTCCTCCTCCGGGGCCTGGATCCAGAGGGCACCATCCCAGAGGTGGAGATATGTATAGACCCCAGATTACCGATGCTTATATTCGTCCAAATATGCCATTTAGACCTGGTTTTTACTCTGGTCCAGTGGCCTTTGAGGGTTATTATGGACCACCAATGGGTTATAGCAATTCCAATGAGCGGGAAATTCCTCTCATGGGCATGCCTCCTGGTCCCCCAGTTTATAATAGATATTCAGGCCCAAACACTCCTGATCCAACTAATACTCATGCCAGAATTGGCAGCCATGGTGCTAATGCCAAAGCATTGCCAGAGGGAGTAGAGTCTGCTCACCCTGATGATGCTAAAGGACCATATAAAGTTCTTTTAAAGCATGATGCAAGAGAGGAAGGAGAGACGTGGGAACATTCTGCGCCCACTAATGGCCCATATCCTGATAGAAACTTTCAGAGATCATTGCAGAAGCATGAGCGGGGAGGTGAGCATGACAGGGAGAAGGAATTGTATTCAAGGAGAACTACAGGGAGTGGGAACTGTTATCCGCGTAGTTATGATGATCGAGGATGTGATTCTTCAGATAACACCAAAGCGAACTCATTTGAAGGTATAAATACTATGAAGGTTGCTGATGGCAGTTATACAAAGAAACCAGGTTATGTGGAATCCTCTGGTGGAGTGCCTCCGTCTTCCTCAGCTCCTGAAAGGGGTTCAACTCTTGCAGTGACTGCCAGAGACTCCTCCTTGATGCAGAAGATTGAAGGTCTAAATGCAAAAGTTCGAGCATCTGATGGACGTTATGAAGCGCCTTATGTTTCTTCTGAAGAGGATATCAATAAGTCAGAACTAAATCCTAAGGTTACCAATTCAATAAATGAAGTTAAAGGTGCTCTTGTGTCATTCGAAAGAACTCATACTGGAACCACTGGGAACAAGGGAGGCCAGTTAACAGCTACTATGTCAAGGTGGTTGTTTATACTGTGTGTGATATCTCTCAGATATGGTCATGGTTGTTTATACTGTGTGTGATATTTCACATATATGCTGTTCCTTTTACTAAAAACATTTTTCTCACAGGAGGCCAAATCGTGGTGTGCAAATCAAAAGTGATAATCTTGGTAAAGCCCGATCTGATAGTCATGATGATGGTTGGAGAAAAAGGCCCATTGCTGCTGAATCATCTGTTGTGGCTTCTGCAACATGCTTAGAACCTGCTTCTAATGTTCATGCATGTGAGCCAGGTCCTCAAGTTGAGGCTGCTGAGCAAGCTTTAACTGATATAATTGTGAGTGGTGAAAAAGAATCCTTGTCAGAATTGCATGATTCAGCAGATAACCAAGCGCAGGTAGTATGTTTACCTTTTACTCTTAACTTATCCATGATCCGGCAGTTACTTGTTTATTCCCTTTATCTAATCTAATGTATGCCACTTGCTTTCATTAGCGTGCAAAGATGAAAGAGTTAGCCAGGCAGCGTGCCTTACAGCTACAGAAAGAAGAGGAAGAACGAAGTAAACAACAGAAAGCCAAAGCTCTTGCTAAATTGGAGGAATTGAATCGCCGTATGCAGGCAGGTGATGCTTTGTCTCAGAAGGCTATAAAGGATTCGTCCCCTGATGTTATGAAGCAAGATCTGGAAGGCTCCTCACCCCCTGAACCAGTGGTGCCTAGTGTCAGACCTCAAGCCCGCAATGCAGCTTTAGCAGCACAGTGTGATGTAATTGATACTAGCAACCACATTCTAGAGAAAGGCAGTGAGCATACTAATCCACCTATTATGTTAGAATTTGGCACTTCTATTATGGTCCAGTCAGAAATAGCCATCCCACAACCCCAAGCTTTGCTATCTAAGCAGGATGCCAATAAGGTTGCTACCACTCATGGAAAAGTTGCTTGTCAGTCAAGTGATGGGGGTGTTGTCAAGCATAAGCGTACTAGCCACAAGCAAAGGCCAAATATGACACCAAAGAATATGAATGAAAAATCAGTTCTGGTTAGCGTTACTGAGGTATCCAAGGGTCATAATGATGTAAATATTAATGATGTTCCATCAACTGAGACTCATGAAGTTGGCTTAAGTGCTGAATCAAACATGGTTAATAATGCCAAGGTTGCCGTTGAGTCTTCCGCGCAGCAGAGAAGGAAAGGTAATAGGACCAACAAGAACAAGCAGAAGCTTGATACTGCGCTGCCTAGCCCAGCTACTCCATTACCAGTGCAAAATGATAGTGATCCTGCTAAAGTCGGTATGCAACAGGAGAAGTTGAATTCATCTCAGCTGGTTCTAGATGTGAGCTCAGTTCAGGCAGTAAGTGGTGATTGTGTTGTGCAGCCTTCTGATCAGAGTTCTCCTTTGCCTATGGAAGAAGGTCATAGTCGAGTAATTAACCAATGGAAACCTCAGCACCCTCGCAGGCCGCAGAGAAATCAGCACCCTAATGTGCATACTGATAAGTTTCATGGAGGTGATACGGTTGTGTGGGCACCTGTGCGGTCTCAGAGCAAAACTGAAGATGCTGCTGAAGCAAGGCAGAAAACTGCGTCTGATTCCGTTGGTCCTCTGAAGAGTGATAATATGGTGCAGAGTAATTCAAAAAGCAAGAGGGCTGAAATGGAGAGATATGTTCCAAAACCGGTGGCCAAAGAGCTTGCACAGCATGCTAGTAGTCAACCGCCACTGTTGTCGTCAGGCAGTTCTCCTGGTCCAGATGAGACAACTGGAAGGGCAGACTCTACGCCTGAAAACCTACCTATTAGCTCTGTAATTGAAAGCTTTTCCATAGAGTCCAGGATTGGTGACGTCAAACACAATAATAATAGGCAAGGGAAAGCACATGGAGTGTGGAGGCAAAGGGGTTCAGCAGACTTGGCATTGGACACCAGCAAGAACACTTATAAGTCTCTGGAGCATACCAGCAAGAACACTTGTAAGCCTCTGGATCACACTCGATCTTTGAAGCCTGATGGAGATTCTGCGAAATCTGATTCGAAGTGTTCGAGTGAGTTCGATGTATCAGATGGTTGGAACATGCCAGGTGATTTTGAAGGTCCACGTACCACCATTCCTGTTGTAAAAGATGAGGGAACGACGGGTAAAGGAAAACGCTATCCTTCTAAGGGCCAGAGAAGCACAGGAAATTCTGGACATCAATACAAAGACAGCAGTGGGGAAACTCAGCAAAATCACACTCTGTCAGGAGCTTCTGACATAAACCAGATGGACAGAAGCGCTGCAGCAAAGGAAAATCTTGGCATGGGTAATCGTACTCCACCACATTGGCAACCAAAGTCCCACATGCTTGCAGTTAATAATCAACAGGCAGGTATGTCTACCAGAGCCCAAAATGTTAATATGGAAGGCGGTCGGGCCGATAAGAGGGATTATCATCAGGATAAAGTTAATGTTCCCCTACGCAGTGTGAAGGGGAGCAGTGATAAAGGTGTGGGTCAATCAGATCAATTAGCATCTGAAGATAAAATTGTCTCAGAGGTACCACACGTTGGAAATCTCGATCCAAGAAGAGAGAGAAAGCCATCTTCATTGAGGGGACGCCCCTACTCCCCAAACCAAGGTCCGCTTGTCAAAGCTGAATTACCTCCTGCTGAAAGTGCTGAAGCTATGCAAGAGCGGAGCAACTCAGGTTTAAGAAGGAATGTAAACCAAAACAATCGTCCTGCCAGAATGCAGGAATCTTGTGGAGATatgttctcggggagagataatTGGCAGCACAGCACCTCCAGTGGTCGAGAAAGGCGGAGGAACAACATGCATTATGAGTACCAGCCAGTTGGGCAATACAGTGATAGCAAATCAAGTAATTTTGAAGGGCCAGCTGATGGTTCTCACAATGTTGGTCAGAGATACAGAGAGAGGGGTCAGGGTCAGTCAAAGCGTGGAGGTGGGAATTTCCATGGTAGGCAAGGTGGCTCTGGCCGAATAAATGCCAATTATGATTGATTGATGGGGAGGCTAAAATGTGGATTTAGGTCTTTTTAGTTTGTGATGGATAGCAACTTGCCGGATAATCTTTGCTTAGTTTGCAAGATGTCTGGTGGTGCAGTCTTAGGTGGTAGCTTTTGACGTGGTAAAAGAGAACTTGTTGGCCAATGTCACACGGGTGAGCTGGACTACAGCCTGGTTTTGCCACATggttttgggaaaaatattgtgTTTGGTGCAACAGTAAGTGCGGCATTATGAGAACTGTAATTAATTTGAAGAACATTAAAATAGTTGCCCATTTTCTCCACAGAAGAATGTCAATTCGTATGAAGCATTTGTATGTTGCTGTTACGTTTGTAGTTTTGTACCATCACAATTTAGAGGTGTAGCTTTTTCTCTTGGTCGAGAAGCAAGAATGATGGGCAGAGTGAAGCTGGTTTTGCCTGCTCCGCTGTGTTATTTTGTTGAGAAAATGCCCAAAATTTTTCCCTATCTTTGAGCTTCGTCTCAAAATCATCCTCTTTGACATGGTGCACTAATAGTCCTGATAGTTTTATCAAATTGGTGCAGTTTTAGTCCCTTCTCAATGAGCTGTTACTTTTTTAACGGTTAAAGCAATTCACCTGATTGTAGAAAGACTAACAAGTTGCGTCAGGCTAGATTAACTAGTTAGACATGGCAATCAGATTCCACGCGAGATAGTTCATTTTTTTGCAGTTCAACATGTTATGAATTCAAGCAGCTTTTTGAATGCTGTCATTTATATATACTGTCAAAACTTCTCTATAACATTGTTGTATAACAACACTTTACTATAAAAGTCAAGCTTTTTCGGAACCAATTTTCATGtaatgttataatatatgttttatATAATAGCACttcgctataacatccaaaaatattcggaacaaacgaggctgttatagagaggtttgactgtacaAAGCTTTTATATTTTCTCAAACAAACTTCTGCATTGAACCTTAAAGCGTTTCTTATAATTCTGATCTATCTCTCCCGCATATTTTGAGGATGGAAAAACTTTATACTTGGGGATCATTTGGTAGGGTGTATACGAATAGTACTGAATATGGTGTATTACTAATGCTTGGATTAGTTATGTTGAGATTATTTCTTATTCACTGTTTGGTTTGGTGCATTAAAAATAATATGCATTGcaatcctttttttttaaaaattgtttgctCACAAAAATATCTTTGCATTGGAAAGGATTTGAAGAATATTTTGAAAGGGCAGTTTTGTCTTTATGCATGATTATTCATGTATTAAAAACTATGATATTCTTAATGCATTGTTTGTTATGTATAAGAAATACTACCAACaagaaattaatcatattaagataaataaatatattatttttctaataCATTCTACCAGAACTTATTTATTAAGTGAACATTATACGGGCTTAAAAGTGATAACTGTTTAAATTTTAAACAAAAGGACCGAGTTGAAGCAGGaaaaaaaggtaaaaagaaaacgAAAACCTCTAAAACTGAAGAATGAAAAATCGAAAAGGTCCCTGGAAGAACCCTAATTTCACAAATCTGACCCTTTCTCCCCTATATTCAATTCTCCTATCCGAAATCTCTACTTTTATCTCTCCCTCTCTAAAAATTGCTTCTTTATCTTAAGAAACAGATAAAACTCTTCTTTCTTGTAAAGCAATTCATCACCCCTTGTATAGGTTACACGTATTTGCACGTATCTTGCCCTGTAAGCATTCTTCTGCTTCTTTCTTACTGCCACAAATTGTGTAAATTTGTTTATTGAGCTGTGAAATTAGGTATGAAGCGAAATTATGGTGTAGACCTCCAATTTTTCCTACAATTCCTCGTCTTTTAAAGAGGTTTAAGTTTGGAATTTTCGTTGAGCTAGAGGAATCCATGAAACCGATATATTCCCCTTTTAGGAAGTGAATTCGAACCTCTTCAAATCTGTTTTGGGGGAAAGGGGAAAAGATGTCTCTTATTTTCAATGCTTGCAAGACATTTAAGCTATGATTTAGTGCATGGAAAATCTTCCTACTTTTACAATCGCTTGGATTTTTCATTTCGCTTTCCTTTTGTAATTTTTCTGAAAAGGTTATATCTTTGATTATCTTGCCTATGAGATAATATATTAACTTTGGGTTAAATTGTGATTTTTCTGGTTTCCTTTTCTGCTAGCCATTGAGTCATATATCTTTGTGTTGTGATGTGTTCGTATACTGTGGCGTTATTGTAGCTCTTGGAGAAGTAATGACCTTGCTTGCTAGATGATTGCGCGTGCAAGGTGGAGATAATGGCATTGGCGACCCATCATTTGCAGGTAAATTAACAATGATCCCTTTCCATTTCCAAATAACTACTGTTTCACGGCTTTCTTTGTAAGGTAAACTTGGAAGTCTCTGTTTGACTTAGTGGACTTGAAGTCCATATCATTTTTATGTGGTGTGCAATTTTCCCTATATTAGTGGAAACAGTTTCTATGAATTGCCCCTACTCTGTACAAATTGGTCGCTAGTTGGATTCAAAAACTTATGCATTAGGGTAGTGTTTGATCTAGCTCGGAATATGAGTATTTTGGAATATAAGTGACTGAGAGTTTGATCTTGTTGTAGTTGACAAACCTTGCAATTTAATTGTGTATCACACAGGAGATAAGtcaatgtttcctgcaaatgaagCACTTATTATTTGCTGTTAATGCTCTTCCTTGGTGATTAGCTGCTGCACTCTGCTTTAatcatgttttattttattttagcaTTCTTTTAAGTAGCGATATTTAGAGTCTGTTAGTGAGTGCGTAAACATGGTACCACTTTCTGTCTGACTTTTTCAACTACTTTAACACTTTATCTACCTCAAATTTCC
This sequence is a window from Nicotiana sylvestris chromosome 3, ASM39365v2, whole genome shotgun sequence. Protein-coding genes within it:
- the LOC104215684 gene encoding protein MODIFIER OF SNC1 1, with translation MTSSMLAGEKRWASTRRGGMTVLGKVAVPKPLNLPSQRLENHGLDPNVEIVPKGTLSWGSRTSSSTSNPWGCSTLSPNADGGTSSPSHLRSRPSSGGSGTRPSTAGSDRTQEPITSAWGTNSRPSSASGPLSSNKAPSTLARPHSAETRPGSSQLSRFAEPVSEHPVAWGATATAERLGVLSSKNEGFSLSSGDFPTLGSDRDVSGKTTESQDRDSCSRPSSASGKVAQPLEKATASHSDVKGETFDAWKRDGQSAEDGPQYGMEKWQGDPHHYLGPNVPPHHFDAWHGPPMNAPAGFWYRGPPGGPPYGAPVPPGGFPIEPFPYFRPPIPPPAIANTQPVPPPGPGSRGHHPRGGDMYRPQITDAYIRPNMPFRPGFYSGPVAFEGYYGPPMGYSNSNEREIPLMGMPPGPPVYNRYSGPNTPDPTNTHARIGSHGANAKALPEGVESAHPDDAKGPYKVLLKHDAREEGETWEHSAPTNGPYPDRNFQRSLQKHERGGEHDREKELYSRRTTGSGNCYPRSYDDRGCDSSDNTKANSFEGINTMKVADGSYTKKPGYVESSGGVPPSSSAPERGSTLAVTARDSSLMQKIEGLNAKVRASDGRYEAPYVSSEEDINKSELNPKVTNSINEVKGALVSFERTHTGTTGNKGGQLTATMSRRPNRGVQIKSDNLGKARSDSHDDGWRKRPIAAESSVVASATCLEPASNVHACEPGPQVEAAEQALTDIIVSGEKESLSELHDSADNQAQRAKMKELARQRALQLQKEEEERSKQQKAKALAKLEELNRRMQAGDALSQKAIKDSSPDVMKQDLEGSSPPEPVVPSVRPQARNAALAAQCDVIDTSNHILEKGSEHTNPPIMLEFGTSIMVQSEIAIPQPQALLSKQDANKVATTHGKVACQSSDGGVVKHKRTSHKQRPNMTPKNMNEKSVLVSVTEVSKGHNDVNINDVPSTETHEVGLSAESNMVNNAKVAVESSAQQRRKGNRTNKNKQKLDTALPSPATPLPVQNDSDPAKVGMQQEKLNSSQLVLDVSSVQAVSGDCVVQPSDQSSPLPMEEGHSRVINQWKPQHPRRPQRNQHPNVHTDKFHGGDTVVWAPVRSQSKTEDAAEARQKTASDSVGPLKSDNMVQSNSKSKRAEMERYVPKPVAKELAQHASSQPPLLSSGSSPGPDETTGRADSTPENLPISSVIESFSIESRIGDVKHNNNRQGKAHGVWRQRGSADLALDTSKNTYKSLEHTSKNTCKPLDHTRSLKPDGDSAKSDSKCSSEFDVSDGWNMPGDFEGPRTTIPVVKDEGTTGKGKRYPSKGQRSTGNSGHQYKDSSGETQQNHTLSGASDINQMDRSAAAKENLGMGNRTPPHWQPKSHMLAVNNQQAGMSTRAQNVNMEGGRADKRDYHQDKVNVPLRSVKGSSDKGVGQSDQLASEDKIVSEVPHVGNLDPRRERKPSSLRGRPYSPNQGPLVKAELPPAESAEAMQERSNSGLRRNVNQNNRPARMQESCGDMFSGRDNWQHSTSSGRERRRNNMHYEYQPVGQYSDSKSSNFEGPADGSHNVGQRYRERGQGQSKRGGGNFHGRQGGSGRINANYD